A window of the Helianthus annuus cultivar XRQ/B chromosome 4, HanXRQr2.0-SUNRISE, whole genome shotgun sequence genome harbors these coding sequences:
- the LOC110919054 gene encoding uncharacterized protein LOC110919054: MVAWIMACVTTVSYSVSVNGELRGYFSGKRGLCQGDPMSPYLFTLIMEVLSLMLQKMALNPAFKFHSHCSKQKIINVSFADDLFVFVNGDTGSVKLVRNVLEKFTSVSGLVPSLPKSTVFFCNVPSQVKAEILSLLPFHEGELPVRYLGVPLISTKLSFRDCRVLVERMERKVDNWMSKLLSFAGRLQLLNSVLAAMYTYWASVFILPMRIVKDLEKRMRRPYVWKLIGSGSQTNAWSDNWCSCSPIRNFITPRRIAQAGFNLQTTVAELVDANGNWRWPQAWYDLFPVLINVMAPSLVPDSVDRLGWREVGGKIVHFSSWEAWNNLRVRDNKVAWVNMVWYGQCIPRHSFHLWLVLKNKLKTQDRLAVWEAGSETNLRLMCCPLCNYGRDSRDHLFFQCSYAAKIWSIVKEKVDMVNVNDSWSSIMAWIELNASSKTLEHIVCKLVVAASTYFIWQERNNQLFSNIHRKEEMVAQIILDMVRLRIMSFKIGRHGNYRKLLETWGVREDEPG, encoded by the exons ATGGTTGCTTGGATTATGGCGTGTGTTACAACGGTATCCTACTCGGTTAGCGTAAATGGCGAGTTGCGTGGTTACTTTTCAGGGAAACGGGGTCTTTGTCAAGGAGATCCAATGTCCCCGTACCTATTCACGTTGATTATGGAGGTGTTATCTCTCATGTTACAAAAGATGGCGTTAAACCCTGCTTTCAAGTTCCATAGTCACTGTTCTAAACAAAAGATTATCAACGTATCATTTGCTGAtgacttatttgtttttgttaatgGAGATACTGGATCGGTCAAGCTTGTTCGGAATGTTTTGGAGAAGTTCACTAGTGTTTCGGGCCTGGTCCCTAGCTTGCCCAAGAGTACGGTTTTTTTCTGCAATGTTCCAAGCCAAGTAAAAGCTGAAATCCTGAGCTTGTTGCCGTTTCATGAGGGTGAACTTCCGGTTCGCTACCTCGGGGTTCCCTTAATCTCTACTAAGTTATCTTTTAGAGATTGCCGGGTTCTGGTGGAACGTATGGAGAGGAAGGTTGATAATTGGATGTCTAAATTGTTATCGTTTGCAGGTCGATTGCAGCTCCTTAACTCTGTTCTTGCAGCAATGTATACGTATTGGGCCTCGGTTTTTATTTTGCCAATGCGTATAGTCAAGGATCTGGAAAAGAGAATGCGAAG ACCTTATGTTTGGAAGTTAATTGGGAGTGGTTCCCAAACAAACGCGTGGAGTGATAATTGGTGCTCGTGTAGTCCGATCCGAAACTTTATTACACCAAGGAGAATTGCCCAAGCGGGTTTTAATTTGCAAACTACTGTTGCAGAGCTTGTAGACGCTAATGGCAACTGGCGGTGGCCTCAGGCATGGTATGACTTATTCCCAGTACTCATAAATGTCATGGCTCCTTCTCTTGTTCCTGATTCGGTTGACAGACTGGGATGGAGAGAGGTGGGAGGGAAAATTGTGCATTTTAGCTCTTGGGAAGCTTGGAATAATCTTCGGGTAAGGGATAACAAGGTGGCTTGGGTGAATATGGTGTGGTATGGCCAGTGCATTCCAAGACATTCTTTTCATCTTTGGTTAGTTCTAAAGAATAAGCTGAAGACACAAGATAGATTGGCAGTTTGGGAAGCGGGGAGTGAAACAAATCTACGTCTTATGTGTTGTCCTCTTTGTAACTATGGACGAGACTCAAGAGATCATTTATTCTTTCAATGCTCTTATGCGGCCAAGATTTGGAGCATTGTCAAGGAAAAAGTTGATATGGTAAATGTAAACGATTCATGGAGCTCAATCATGGCATGGATAGAGCTAAATGCGAGTTCAAAGACTCTGGAACACATTGTGTGTAAGCTGGTGGTAGCGGCCTCTACATACTTTATATGGCAAGAACGGAATAACCAGCTGTTTTCCAACATTCACAGGAAGGAAGAGATGGTGGCACAGATTATTTTGGATATGGTGCGGCTTCGTATAATGAGTTTCAAGATCGGACGTCATGGGAATTATAGGAAGCTTTTGGAAACCTGGGGAGTAAGAGAAGACGAACCGGGCTAA